The segment GAACTTCCAGAGGCTGAGCCCGGTGAGCGCCTTGAGCGCGACCGCCAGGGCGAGGAGGAAGAGCAGGGCGACGCCGTAACAGACGGCGATCAGCTTCCCGTACGTGGAGAGCGCGCCGAGTCCGTATTCGCCGACCAGATGCGCCGTCGCACCGAAGACCGCGAGCGGGGCGAGCTTCATGATGAAACCGACGATGGCGAAGACGACTTCCTGCGCCTGTTCGATGGCGGGCAGGATGGCCGGCACCTTGGTGTGGCCGAGGTGGAGCAGGGCCGCGCCGACAAGGCAGGACAGGACGAGGACTTGGAGCAGCGAGTTCTCGGCGAAGGCGCCGACCGCACTGTCGGGCAGCGAGTGCAGGATGAACTCGGAGGTCGAGGGCAGCTCGCCACCGCCGGTCTTCTCGTCGACGGCGGAGGCGTCGAGCGTGGCCGGGTCGACGTTCATCCCGGTTCCGGGCCCGGCGAGGTTTCCGGCGAGGAGACCGAAGACGAGGGCGACGGTCGTCGCGACCTCGAACCAGATCAGGGCCTTGATCCCGATGCGGCCGAAGGCCTTGAGGTCACCAGCCTTCGTGATCCCGGCGACGACCACACAGAACACGAGCGGGGCGATCATCGCCTTGATGAGACGGACGAATCCGTCGCCGAGCGGCTGGGCGGCGGCTGCGGCCTCCGGCCACAGCCGACCGACGAGGACTCCGAGCAGGAGCGCGCAGGCGACCTGCGCGAACAGCGAGGTGCGCAGCAGACGGGCTGCGCGGCGCGCGAGGGACGGCGCGGGTGGAGCGGGTGGGGCGGCGTGCGGCACGGGCACTCCTCCATAGCGGACTTCTGTCATGCGGAAACCAACTTCCGCTGTGCGCGCCACTATTGCGGAGCTACGCATTCCACAGAAGACCCCATGCTCCCTCCATGTAAATCCTGGATCATGCTCCAAACCCGTCAGTCAGGGTTGGCGCGAGGGCGGGCGGTACCGGCACGCCCACGACGCCGCCCAGGACGTGCACGGCGGCCTCGGCGCGCTGGCGCAGCTGTCCGTGCCGGCGTGCAGCAACCGCATCCCGGAGCAGCGGGTGAAGGAAGTGCTGGAGGAGGTCGGTCTCGTCGACGTGGCGCGGCGCCGCATCGGCGAATCCTTGCTCCGCGTGAGACCGCGGCTAGGCGTCGAGTCGCCCCTGCTCGGCGACCCGCCAGTGCTGTTGTTCGACGAGCCGCTCAACGGACTCGACCCTGAGGGCGTGAAATGGGTGCGCGAACTGTTCCGGCACCTCGCCGCCGAGGGC is part of the Streptomyces sp. NBC_00250 genome and harbors:
- a CDS encoding cation:dicarboxylate symporter family transporter, with amino-acid sequence MLRTSLFAQVACALLLGVLVGRLWPEAAAAAQPLGDGFVRLIKAMIAPLVFCVVVAGITKAGDLKAFGRIGIKALIWFEVATTVALVFGLLAGNLAGPGTGMNVDPATLDASAVDEKTGGGELPSTSEFILHSLPDSAVGAFAENSLLQVLVLSCLVGAALLHLGHTKVPAILPAIEQAQEVVFAIVGFIMKLAPLAVFGATAHLVGEYGLGALSTYGKLIAVCYGVALLFLLALAVALKALTGLSLWKFVRYTREEMLLALGTASSETVMPRMMQKLRAAGCRDDAVGLVLPTGYSFNLDGASIYLSVGTLFIAQAVGVDLTLGQQITVVLVLMLTSKGMAGVPGSAFLALSATASALGVIPAGAVALLLGVDRIMDAMRVATNLLGNCVAVFVVSRWEGALDRVTAKKVLNGEIAFVPEATGETAKAPEAGETPMAVKAGKNVETPEAAPAPEAKSLQE